The Cryobacterium sp. SO1 genomic sequence CATCGCGAAGCCGAGGGCTCGCATCATGTCGCGGCCGTCGTCGGTGATCTTCTCCGGGCCCCACGGGGGCATCCAGACCCAGTTGATCCTGAACTGGTCGACGACCCCGTCCAGCGCTTCAGCGGTCTGTTCCTCGAGCACATCGGTGAGCGGGCAGCCTGCCGAGGTGAGGGTCATGTGGATGATCAGGGCGTCGTTCTCGTCGTCCCAACCGAGGTCATAGATGAGCCCCAGGTCCACGACGTTGATGCCGAGTTCCGGGTCCATGACGTCCTTCAGCGCCTCTTCGATCTCGTCGAAGCGCGCCGGGGTGAGTGTCGAAACCATGGCTCTAGCCTACGGGCGTCTCGGCCAGGAAGCGATCATAACCTTCGTCTTCCAGGCGGTCGGCGAGCTCGGGTCCGCCCTGTTCGGCGATGCGTCCGTCGACGAAGACGTGCACGAAGTCCGGCTTGATGTAGCGCAGGATGCGGGTGTAGTGGGTGATCAGAAGCAGGCCGAGGCCGGTGTTCTCCTTGGCCCGGTTGACACCCTCGGAGACGATCTTCAGGGCGTCGACGTCGAGTCCGGAGTCGGTCTCGTCGAGAACGGCGAACCTGGGCTTGAGCAGTTCGAGCTGCAGGATCTCGTTGCGCTTCTTCTCGCCACCGGAGAAGCCCTCGTTGACGTTGCGCTCGGCGAAGCTCTTGTCCATCCGGAGCCTGACCATCGACTCGCGTACGTCCTTGATCCAGTGGCGAATGGCCGGAGCTTCGCCGTCGATCGCGGTCTTGGCCGTGCGCAGGAAGTTGGTCACCGTGACACCGGGGATCTCGACCGGGTACTGCATGGCGAGGAAGAGTCCGGCGCGGGCGCGCTCGTCCACGGTCATCGTCAGGACCTCTGCGCCGTCGAGCAGGATGGAGCCGCTGTCGACGTGGTACTTCGGGTGCCCGGCGATCGTGTACGCCAGGGTGGACTTGCCGGAGCCGTTCGGACCCATGATCGCGTGGATCTCACCCTCGTTGATGGTGAGGTCGACGCCGCGCAGGATCTGCTTGGTGCCCTGGTCGGTCTCGACGCTGACGTGCAGGTCTTTGATCTCAAGAACAGACATTATTCGGTATCTCTTTCGTTGTCCGCGTGCGGCGGGCTTTCAGTATGTGGGGCGCGGCCCGGAGGCCGAGCGCGTCAAACGGCGATGGTGACCAGCGGATCGATGAACACGTCGCCGTCGATCAGGTCGACCTGGTAGACGGGGACCGGTTCGTACGCCGGGAGGGTCAGCGGGCGGCCGGTCTTGAGGGAGAACTTGGAGCCGTGCGCCCAGCATTCCAGGGTGTCGCCTTCGACGAAACCCTCGGACAGCGAGATGTCGCCGTGGGTGCAGGTGTCACCGATGGCGAAAACCGCGCCGTTCGAGTCGCGGACGACGGCGATGTTCACGCCGCCGATCTCGACCTTGATGGCCTCGTTGGGTTCGAGGTCGTCGAGCGCACAAATCTTGGTCGATGCCATGTTCAGTTGCCTTCTGTTCCGCGGAGTTCGTCTTCGATGGCGCCCTGCAGGCGTTCTTCGAGCGGCGACGAGCCGATGTGTTGCACGATCTCGCTGAGGAACCCGCGAACCACGAGGCGACGTGCCTCGACCTCACCGATGCCGCGGGACTGCAGGTAGAACAGCTGCTCGTCGTCGAAGCGTCCCGTCGCGCTGGCGTGGCCGGCGCCCAGGATGTCGCCGGTCTCGATTTCGAGGTTCGGGATCGAGTCGGCGCGGGTGCCCTCGGTCAGGACCAGGTTGCGGTTCTGCTCGTAGCTGTCGGTTCCCGGTGCGGTGCGACCGATCAGCACGTCGCCGATCCAGACCGTGCGCGCGCCGGCGCCTTGGAGTGCGCCCTTGTAGTTGACCCGGCTGCGGCTGTTCGGGGCGTCGTGGTTGACGTAGACCTGCTGCTCCAGGTGCTGGCCGGCATCGGCGAAGTAGAGCCCGTACAGCTCGGTGTCGCTGCCCTGGCCGGCCAGCTGCACCGACGGGTTGACCCGAACGATGCCGCCGCCGAGGGAGACCACGACGTGCTTGAGGCGCGCGTCGCGTCCGATGGTGGCGAAGTGGTTGGCCAGTTGGACGGCGTCGGCGTTCCACTCCTGCACGGTGACCACGGTGAGGTTGGCCGATTCGCCCACGATGATTTCGATGTTCTCTGAGATCCGGGCGTCACCGGTGTTCTGCAGGATCACCACGGCCTGGCTGAACGGTTTGGCCTCGATCACGGTGTGGGCGGCGCGCGGAGCCGAGCCGAGGTTCGCCCGGGTGAGCGTGATCTCCTTGGCTTCTTCTCCGGTCACGGTGATGGCGAGGGCCTTCTCGAAGGCGCTCCAGGCGTTGGCGGCGGCGCGCTCTTCCGGCGCACCGGCGCTGCCGATGCGGGGGTCAGAGCGCTCGACCCAGGAGACGTCGACGTCGGGGTGCGGCGTCCGGTCGATCTGGTAGACCGAGCCGTCGAGGACGCCGGCGGTGAGGTCGGTGAACTTGGCCACGGGTGAGAGTTTCCAGACCGCTTCCCTGCCGGTGACGGCGGGGAAGTCGGCCACGTCGAAGCTCTTGAACCTGGCGGACCGGGTCTGCACGGGGACGAAGCCGAAGCGTCCGTCGGAGTGTTCCTTGATGCCGTGTTGTTCGGCCGTGGGCAGGGCTTCGGACGATGATGCGGAGGTGGGTGCTGTTGAAGTCGAGGCGGCGGACATTTAGCCGACGGATCCTTCCATGCCCATTTCAATGAGCTTGTTGAGTTCGAGGGCGTACTCCATCGGGAGCTCCCTGGCGATGGGTTCGATGAACCCGCGCACGATCATGGCCATGGCCTCGTCCTCGGGCATGCCGCGGCTCATCAGGTAGAAGAGCTGCTCTTCGCTGACCCGCGACACGGTGGCCTCGTGGCCGAGCTGCACGTCGTCGACACGGATGTCGATGGCCGGGTAGGTGTCGGAGCGCGACTGGGTATCAACGAGCAGGGCATCGCAGCGCACGGTGTTCGCGGAGTGGTGGGCGGTGGCATCCACCCGCACCTCGCCGCGGTAGCCGGCACGCCCGCCGCCGCGGGCGATCGACTTGGAGACGATCGAGGACTGGGTGTACGGGGCCATGTGGATCATCTTGGCGCCGGCATCCTGGTGCTGACCGGGGCCGGCGAAGGCGACGGAGAGGGTCTCGCCCTTGGCGTGCTCGCCCATCAGGTAAATGGACGGGTACTTCATGGTGACCTTTGAACCGATGTTGCCGTCGATCCACTCCATGGTGGCGCCCTCGGCGGCCGTGGCGCGCTTGGTGACCAGGTTGTAGACGTTGTTCGACCAGTTCTGGATCGTCGTGTAGCGAACGCGGGCGTTCTTCTTCACGATGATCTCCACCACGGCGGAGTGCAGCGAGTCCGACTTGTAGATCGGCGCGGTGCAGCCCTCGATGTAGTGCACGTAGCTGCCCTCATCGGCGATGATCAGCGTGCGCTCGAACTGACCCATGTTCTCGGTGTTGATCCGGAAATAGGCCTGCAGCGGAATCTCGACGTGCACGCCGGGCGGCACGTAGACGAACGAGCCGCCGGACCAGACCGAGGTGTTCAGCGCGGCGAACTTGTTGTCGCCGGACGGGATCACGCTGCCGAAGTACTCCTCGAAGAACTCCGGGTGCTCCTTGAGCGCCGTGTCGGTGTCCATGAAGATGACGCCCTGGGCTTCGAGTTCCTCGTTGATCTGGTGGTAGACCACCTCGGACTCGTACTGGGCGGCGACGCCGGAGACGAGGCGCTGACGCTCCGCCTCGGGGATGCCCAGCTTCTCGTAGGTGTTCTTGATGTCGTCCGGCAGGTCTTCCCAGGTCTGGGCCTGCTTCTCCGTGGAGCGGACGAAGTACTTGATGTTGTCGAAGTCGATCTCCGACAGGTCGGCGCCCCAGGTCGGCATGGGCTTGCGCTCGAAGAGCGCCAACGCCTTCAGGCGGCGCTCCAGCATCCAGGCCGGTTCCTTTTTCAGGTTCGAGATGTCCGTGACGACCTCGGGTGAAATGCCGCGTCGGGCGGAGGCTCCAGCGGCGTCGGAATCGGACCAGCCGAATTCGTACACCCCCAGCCCCTCGAGCTCGGGTCGGTCCAGTAGAACGTCAGACATCTTTACCTCTTCTCCTACCCACATCAACCCG encodes the following:
- a CDS encoding non-heme iron oxygenase ferredoxin subunit, with translation MASTKICALDDLEPNEAIKVEIGGVNIAVVRDSNGAVFAIGDTCTHGDISLSEGFVEGDTLECWAHGSKFSLKTGRPLTLPAYEPVPVYQVDLIDGDVFIDPLVTIAV
- a CDS encoding metal-sulfur cluster assembly factor, with translation MVSTLTPARFDEIEEALKDVMDPELGINVVDLGLIYDLGWDDENDALIIHMTLTSAGCPLTDVLEEQTAEALDGVVDQFRINWVWMPPWGPEKITDDGRDMMRALGFAM
- the sufB gene encoding Fe-S cluster assembly protein SufB, whose amino-acid sequence is MSDVLLDRPELEGLGVYEFGWSDSDAAGASARRGISPEVVTDISNLKKEPAWMLERRLKALALFERKPMPTWGADLSEIDFDNIKYFVRSTEKQAQTWEDLPDDIKNTYEKLGIPEAERQRLVSGVAAQYESEVVYHQINEELEAQGVIFMDTDTALKEHPEFFEEYFGSVIPSGDNKFAALNTSVWSGGSFVYVPPGVHVEIPLQAYFRINTENMGQFERTLIIADEGSYVHYIEGCTAPIYKSDSLHSAVVEIIVKKNARVRYTTIQNWSNNVYNLVTKRATAAEGATMEWIDGNIGSKVTMKYPSIYLMGEHAKGETLSVAFAGPGQHQDAGAKMIHMAPYTQSSIVSKSIARGGGRAGYRGEVRVDATAHHSANTVRCDALLVDTQSRSDTYPAIDIRVDDVQLGHEATVSRVSEEQLFYLMSRGMPEDEAMAMIVRGFIEPIARELPMEYALELNKLIEMGMEGSVG
- the sufC gene encoding Fe-S cluster assembly ATPase SufC; protein product: MSVLEIKDLHVSVETDQGTKQILRGVDLTINEGEIHAIMGPNGSGKSTLAYTIAGHPKYHVDSGSILLDGAEVLTMTVDERARAGLFLAMQYPVEIPGVTVTNFLRTAKTAIDGEAPAIRHWIKDVRESMVRLRMDKSFAERNVNEGFSGGEKKRNEILQLELLKPRFAVLDETDSGLDVDALKIVSEGVNRAKENTGLGLLLITHYTRILRYIKPDFVHVFVDGRIAEQGGPELADRLEDEGYDRFLAETPVG
- the sufD gene encoding Fe-S cluster assembly protein SufD, coding for MSAASTSTAPTSASSSEALPTAEQHGIKEHSDGRFGFVPVQTRSARFKSFDVADFPAVTGREAVWKLSPVAKFTDLTAGVLDGSVYQIDRTPHPDVDVSWVERSDPRIGSAGAPEERAAANAWSAFEKALAITVTGEEAKEITLTRANLGSAPRAAHTVIEAKPFSQAVVILQNTGDARISENIEIIVGESANLTVVTVQEWNADAVQLANHFATIGRDARLKHVVVSLGGGIVRVNPSVQLAGQGSDTELYGLYFADAGQHLEQQVYVNHDAPNSRSRVNYKGALQGAGARTVWIGDVLIGRTAPGTDSYEQNRNLVLTEGTRADSIPNLEIETGDILGAGHASATGRFDDEQLFYLQSRGIGEVEARRLVVRGFLSEIVQHIGSSPLEERLQGAIEDELRGTEGN